The nucleotide window aactacGATTTTATTAAATAGCTATTACTATTATAGTTTTCAATATGAATACTAAACGGCAATATTAAAAACTTGTGCGCTGAATTAGGTTGTAGTTTGATTCACTCATACATTTGGCTAGCATTATATTTTAGTTGCATCAGTTTACATTCCACCCTATTAatgtaattaatatataataatataattaataatgtcaaCGATTGTGACCCAGTGGTGAATAAAAAGGGTAGTCAGCTAACTGATCCTAggtaaattgatttaaataacttttctcAAGTATCATTATTGTCATTTACTAACACGaagatatatttgaatttgattgtTCGTAAGTTACTTTgattgtatataataaatatttaaaataaaaaacggttgaaatattttattacccaaaagtttgaaaaaacaaCCAACTTAATGtgtgaaagtaataaaaaataaaccagagGTCCCTTGGCTGAATTAGCTGCAGGCCCTGCGCTGGCTTAATCCGGCTCTGATATTAAATTGTGACTTATAGTTTAGTGatattgaatgaataaataaaataaaaaatgtttgtctaacCTGTGTGTATTCTGATATGTCCTTTGAGTTGCCCGTTGTTAGAAAATCCAACATCACAATGTGGAcacttatatttttttggtctTTGTTTTTTCGCTGCTAATAATTTTTCGTGATGCTCTTGACTCAAAACTCGCATATACTCTTCCAGTGCTATTCCTTGAGAAAGTGCTTCCATAATAAGAGGATCGGTTGATAATCCGGCAGGGTGAACCAGTGGCGATTGTATAAAATCCGGATAAACTGTAGGATAAATTTCCACTGGATAATCAGTGAGCGTCTGCTGTTGTTCCGGTAAAGGTCTGAAGCTAATCTTGTTTTCTTTTGACACTTTTTTACTAGTTTTAATTTCTAAGGTAGTTGTCGATACTGTATTATCTTGAGAAACATTTCTTAGATCGTCAGCGCAATCCCAAggtctgaaaatttttttaccagtTTTTGCTTCGCAAGGATAATcgttgaaaaacatttttcataaataaaggCACTGTGTCAGTTAGTAAGGGTAACTGAATCAGTATATACTAAACATGGGTATATACTCGTGTTTCTATAAAAAAGGGGCAGTGCTTATAGATAGTGGGGGTAGTTGATATAACAATAACTAGACCCTCTTTGTTGAATGAAATATATCGTACGATTTTGGACCTTAGGGTGAATGAAAGGCGGTATAGGGTGTTGGTAAGGGCTGTTAAAGGGGATTTTTGTTATACTTTGTAAgtgtttccattttttcacgGTTGTCAATTTAAATCTGGAGTATTTGCGGTACGTTAACAACTGAATTTGGCTTTCAATCGTTTTCGcaggtataattattttttttaaagaataaattattttctgaaaaaggTAGCTAGTTTAATGTCAAATGATGCTGACAAGGGTTTGGGTAATTTGTTCAACAgtattaattgtttatttataactatTCAACCagtaatttgaacaaataacacTACTCAATTTTTGTTCTCAAATGTAATGGTATATCGTGTGTAGGGTCATTGAAAAGCAAGTGAAAAATGGAATCATATCACACCCGTTTTTCTTAATATGTGTTTtgggaaatgggaaaaaattcTGTTGGTGAGAGGAAATTTACAAGAGTCTTTTCAATTCTTCATTTACGTAATACATATTTCTGTATTAATGTGTTAACTGTCGACAATGTCCTCCAATCTCCTTCTCCTCAACAGTCTGGCGTGTAAAGATTTAtaggaaaatagtattatacctgaattggttttcaatttcattattagaaattttcagacaataacataacccaaacgacaatatttggctacaataAGATGGTGCCCCACCTCACTATGCCTTTGTGGCGAGGAGGGTCTCTTAAAAACATCgttcataaaacaaaaatgtattgaagtaaatggacaacattttgagcatctgctgtaatcgccttAACTGTaggttttctaaaattcgtaatttttctatttcacaaatgtggatctacttctaacatgataTATAGGgtgatatatttgaaataacagagttcattatttttccggaaaaaggagaGATTTCACAACAATGTTAATACCACCATACTACCAGCCGTATCACAAGATCCTCgcgaacaaaaattttcaaaaatcgtaCAAGCAGTTTTAGAGATACTCAtgaaactcactctgtatatttagGATGAATTCGTTTTCTATTAAcaaggaaaaatatttcacaataaacaataatagcaTAGAATATGTCAGTTTTGTTGTCAATTCGAAAATTCTCGGGTCGATGTGGAATTTAAGTTTAGTTTCTAGTCAACAACGACGAGAagatttcaaatgatttttccaaaaattcaattacgTTTGAACGCAAGAGTTAATTTAGATATCGTATGTATATAAACATTCAGTTTACAGTTCGATCAACTAGTAGAGGTGAATATCAGTCTAGATTAGcgaaaattaatggaaatttttacaattttgaaaatacaaaatcattaattaatgTAAAACGCGATTTTAATCTACTTAAAACtgagttaataaaaaatattattgtagtTAAATTTGTACTCGTATTTTCTATTAGTTAAATAGGATTTTAATTAGTACTTGTAGGATAATAAGAATTTACATTGTTTTATTATAGAATTCTCAAATTTTAAGTTggattgaaaacattcaaagctgttaacagaaaatataaattataagcGCTCTCAAATAAGCGTGCCAATTTGAAATCCCAAAGCTGCGTCTacctttcatattt belongs to Diorhabda carinulata isolate Delta chromosome X, icDioCari1.1, whole genome shotgun sequence and includes:
- the LOC130902376 gene encoding zinc finger protein 112-like, producing MFFNDYPCEAKTGKKIFRPWDCADDLRNVSQDNTVSTTTLEIKTSKKVSKENKISFRPLPEQQQTLTDYPVEIYPTVYPDFIQSPLVHPAGLSTDPLIMEALSQGIALEEYMRVLSQEHHEKLLAAKKQRPKKYKCPHCDVGFSNNGQLKGHIRIHTGERPFKCDEKDCGKTFTRNEELTRHKRIHSGLRPFPCTHCGKRFGRKDHLKKHSRTHFQPRGLYAVPVMLPFETWASSSSNYPFVPMFGY